The following proteins are encoded in a genomic region of Thermocrinis sp.:
- a CDS encoding SCP2 sterol-binding domain-containing protein encodes MKKAIFLSLGIVSSGLAINVFIGPEYAKELCNVWNNTPRLTEELGKSESWTAVPERKIFIYREDCSAEKQIQLTIKNEGGKSICVYGGPAKDKRGKDDFLMYAETKRWEEMGKGQYGPMKAMMLGRLKFEGPKGVAMKNMGPFEAFLTAIGKPAYDASKCP; translated from the coding sequence ATGAAGAAGGCAATTTTTTTATCCTTAGGGATTGTCAGTAGTGGCTTAGCTATCAATGTCTTTATAGGTCCAGAGTACGCGAAAGAGTTGTGCAATGTTTGGAACAACACTCCAAGATTAACCGAAGAGTTGGGCAAGAGTGAGAGCTGGACTGCGGTGCCAGAAAGGAAAATTTTCATCTACAGAGAAGACTGCTCCGCAGAAAAGCAAATACAGCTAACTATAAAGAATGAAGGTGGTAAATCTATATGCGTTTATGGCGGGCCGGCTAAGGATAAAAGGGGAAAGGACGACTTTTTGATGTATGCTGAAACAAAAAGATGGGAGGAAATGGGAAAAGGTCAGTATGGACCTATGAAAGCTATGATGCTTGGTAGATTAAAGTTTGAAGGACCAAAGGGCGTAGCTATGAAGAACATGGGACCCTTTGAGGCATTCCTAACAGCCATAGGCAAACCAGCTTATGATGCAAGCAAGTGCCCTTAA